From Cellulophaga lytica DSM 7489, a single genomic window includes:
- a CDS encoding mechanosensitive ion channel family protein, which yields MYSLNQVSSLLYNYLVEIGLDDVYAKYLNTLILLLLLIIVLYIFDYVLRKIFISVFAKFTSISKTNFDDFLVKNKVPRNVAHIVPIIIAYNAIPFVFNGFIKAQGIILKGLEVFGIVLTLWVVRSLLNTLKDFFKTLPNLKDKPIDSYIQVFMIFLWSIGILLAISILTDIELWKFLTGLGTASAVILLIFKDTILGFVASIQVSINDMVRIGDWISFDNYGADGDVIEINLATVKVQNFDNTITTIPTYALISDSFKNWRGMTNSPGRRIKRALIIKQESINFLAPKDIQKFKKISLITDYIKSRQESITDFNTSNNIDKSILINGRNLTNIGLFRKYADTYLKNHSAINKDMMVMVRQLAPTPQGIPLEVYAFSSDKRWENYEYIMSDIFDHLLAAIPFFDLELFELPSSSSFKNNTKTSLKA from the coding sequence ATGTATAGTTTAAATCAAGTATCTTCTTTACTTTACAATTATTTAGTAGAAATTGGTTTGGATGATGTTTATGCTAAATACTTGAACACATTAATTTTACTACTTCTTTTAATAATTGTTCTTTATATTTTTGATTACGTTTTAAGAAAAATATTCATTTCTGTATTTGCAAAATTTACAAGCATATCTAAAACAAATTTTGATGACTTTTTGGTTAAAAACAAAGTACCAAGAAATGTAGCGCATATAGTACCTATTATTATTGCTTACAACGCTATTCCATTTGTTTTTAATGGTTTTATAAAAGCACAAGGCATAATTTTAAAAGGTTTAGAAGTTTTTGGCATTGTATTAACGCTGTGGGTAGTTAGGAGTTTGCTTAATACTTTAAAAGATTTCTTTAAAACATTACCAAACCTTAAAGACAAACCTATAGATAGCTACATACAGGTATTTATGATCTTTTTATGGTCTATTGGTATTTTGTTAGCTATATCTATACTTACAGACATAGAACTTTGGAAATTTTTAACTGGTTTAGGTACGGCCTCTGCTGTAATATTATTAATTTTTAAAGACACCATACTTGGCTTTGTTGCAAGCATACAAGTATCTATAAATGATATGGTACGCATTGGTGATTGGATTTCTTTTGACAATTATGGTGCAGATGGAGATGTTATAGAAATTAACCTTGCTACAGTTAAAGTACAAAACTTTGACAATACCATTACAACCATACCAACCTATGCCTTAATTTCGGATTCTTTTAAAAACTGGAGAGGAATGACAAATTCTCCAGGACGTAGAATTAAACGTGCTTTAATTATTAAACAAGAAAGTATCAATTTTTTAGCACCAAAAGACATTCAAAAATTTAAAAAAATTAGTCTTATTACCGACTATATTAAAAGTAGACAAGAGAGTATTACTGATTTTAATACAAGTAATAATATAGACAAGTCTATTTTAATAAACGGAAGAAACCTTACAAACATTGGACTTTTTAGAAAATATGCAGACACGTATTTAAAAAATCATTCTGCTATAAATAAAGATATGATGGTTATGGTTAGGCAATTAGCTCCTACTCCACAAGGTATTCCTTTAGAGGTTTATGCCTTTAGTAGTGATAAAAGATGGGAAAACTACGAGTATATAATGTCTGATATATTTGATCACTTACTTGCCGCTATTCCATTTTTTGATTTAGAGTTGTTTGAGCTTCCTAGTAGTTCATCTTTTAAAAACAATACTAAAACTAGCTTAAAAGCATAG
- a CDS encoding thiol-disulfide oxidoreductase DCC family protein, with protein sequence MDLDKKIILFDGVCNLCNNAIQFIIKHDKKDEFRFATLQGEIAHNFFSTRNIDMEKTDSIILIEPNIAYYVKSSAALKIGRSFGGIWSLLWILELIPASFRDWIYTIIAKNRYNWFGKKNNCMIPTPELKSKFLD encoded by the coding sequence GTGGATTTAGATAAAAAAATAATTCTTTTTGATGGCGTTTGCAATTTATGCAACAACGCTATACAGTTTATTATTAAACATGATAAAAAAGATGAATTTAGATTTGCTACATTACAAGGAGAAATTGCACATAATTTTTTTTCTACACGTAATATTGATATGGAAAAAACAGATTCTATTATACTAATAGAGCCCAATATTGCATATTATGTAAAATCGTCTGCCGCTCTAAAAATTGGACGTTCATTTGGAGGTATTTGGTCTTTATTATGGATTTTAGAGCTAATTCCTGCTAGTTTTAGAGATTGGATATATACTATTATTGCAAAAAATAGATACAATTGGTTTGGCAAAAAAAATAATTGTATGATTCCTACTCCAGAGCTAAAATCTAAATTTTTAGATTAG
- a CDS encoding tetratricopeptide repeat protein produces MKTLIITFLVISVTTFSFSQSNKEIDSLKNILNTEISSSQKLVILDSLHSILQYKNPKLSLKYSLEAYKIAKLISNKQKTISNAYNSALAYKVLHKMDSSIYYHKIAMSLAKEINDNVSFAMGLNELADIERLNSNLDKSLDMFNEAKNIYKKNNKIGLYGHTIGNIASVYLSKGQYRLSQKMYMESLKILDSINGSAIRIADITARIGEIQSHIGNYNEAISYYNKALEVYKLNDDSIWMCNMHLQIGSTYCNLKDFDKAILHFRESLKIAQKHGLKSNEAMLYTNIGSLYRESRDFEKSKVYLEESLRFHEREGFLYNYIDVLKELGTLYLDLNKPKLAITYLDKAIEKSTPSKRLDYLMENYKLRSLAYEKLGNNSLALQDLKNHQNYKDSIYNLKNVQQIEELKTIYETEKKQTSLALNEEEIKNLQQQNKLKTLTTSLYAAGMFSVLSISIMIFFIYRQRMKKDIVTQKKQDELYRKEIEHKQKELASLTVHLVQKNTFTQELLENLKELKNNPEKFKLEFRRILMLLKKQTADDKDWDLFKSYFADVHNDFDNKLKAIYADISEKEIRLAAFLRMNLSTKEIAAIFNVLPDSILKSKYRLKKKLSLGKETDLGDFLNSL; encoded by the coding sequence ATGAAAACCTTAATAATTACCTTTTTGGTAATAAGTGTTACAACTTTTTCTTTCAGTCAATCTAATAAAGAAATAGATAGTTTAAAAAATATATTAAACACAGAAATATCCTCATCGCAAAAATTAGTAATATTAGACAGTCTACATTCAATTCTTCAATATAAAAATCCAAAACTATCTTTAAAATACTCTCTAGAAGCTTATAAAATTGCTAAGCTTATATCCAATAAGCAAAAAACTATTTCTAATGCCTACAATAGCGCTTTAGCATATAAGGTATTACATAAAATGGATTCTTCAATTTATTATCACAAAATTGCTATGTCGTTAGCAAAAGAAATTAACGATAATGTTTCTTTTGCTATGGGACTTAATGAATTAGCAGATATAGAAAGACTAAACTCTAATTTAGACAAGTCTTTAGATATGTTTAACGAAGCCAAAAATATTTATAAAAAAAATAATAAAATTGGGTTATATGGTCATACTATTGGAAATATTGCAAGTGTATATTTAAGTAAGGGACAGTATAGATTATCTCAAAAAATGTATATGGAATCTTTAAAAATTTTAGATTCTATAAATGGTAGTGCAATACGTATTGCTGATATTACAGCTAGAATTGGTGAAATACAAAGCCACATTGGCAATTACAACGAGGCTATATCATATTATAATAAAGCACTGGAGGTATATAAATTAAATGATGATAGTATATGGATGTGTAATATGCATTTACAAATTGGATCTACATATTGTAACTTAAAAGATTTTGACAAAGCAATTTTGCATTTTAGAGAAAGTTTAAAAATTGCTCAAAAACACGGTTTAAAATCTAATGAAGCAATGCTATACACTAATATAGGATCTTTATACAGGGAATCTAGAGATTTTGAAAAATCTAAAGTTTATTTAGAAGAAAGTTTAAGATTTCATGAAAGAGAAGGCTTTTTATACAATTATATTGATGTTTTAAAAGAACTAGGAACACTTTATTTAGACCTTAATAAACCAAAATTAGCAATAACATATTTAGATAAGGCTATAGAAAAATCTACACCTTCAAAGAGGTTAGATTATTTAATGGAAAATTACAAATTACGTTCATTAGCTTATGAAAAACTTGGCAATAATAGTTTAGCATTACAGGACTTAAAAAATCATCAAAATTATAAAGACAGTATTTATAACTTAAAAAACGTACAGCAAATTGAAGAGCTTAAAACCATTTACGAAACCGAAAAAAAACAAACTTCATTAGCTTTAAATGAAGAAGAAATTAAAAATTTACAGCAGCAAAACAAGTTAAAAACCTTAACTACTAGTCTTTATGCTGCAGGTATGTTCTCTGTTCTTTCTATTTCTATTATGATCTTTTTTATTTACAGGCAGCGTATGAAAAAGGACATTGTTACACAAAAAAAACAAGATGAATTATACCGTAAAGAAATAGAACACAAACAAAAAGAATTAGCAAGTTTAACGGTACACTTGGTACAAAAAAATACTTTTACACAAGAACTATTAGAAAACTTAAAAGAGTTAAAAAATAATCCCGAAAAATTTAAATTAGAGTTTAGACGCATTTTAATGTTACTTAAAAAGCAAACTGCAGATGATAAAGACTGGGACTTATTTAAATCTTATTTTGCAGATGTTCATAACGATTTTGATAACAAACTAAAAGCTATTTATGCAGATATATCTGAGAAAGAAATTAGACTTGCTGCATTTTTAAGAATGAACTTGTCTACTAAAGAAATTGCAGCCATTTTTAATGTATTGCCAGATAGTATTTTAAAATCTAAATATAGGCTTAAAAAGAAATTAAGTTTAGGCAAAGAAACAGATTTAGGTGATTTCTTAAATTCATTATAA
- a CDS encoding thiol-activated cytolysin family protein, translating to MKQMHSYRSKTNLLMFLFLLASVLSCSKDDDSQQKNNESEKSSFNAVLAVGEDLEDPIQQQLEVSSTQSEQAITTTDDQGNSTVENWSCTTTTYDLKRESGGEDGFPLFSPNAKIIYPGSLLQGKTLKNTTPDVIAVGRAGGTVSYDLVNGNISSTVTVDVVSKSSIQDAMNQIIAASPDVTPANFTFEYEQVQSREALAISMGLDVKSAFVKAGASFDFKNGDDKNRILVKLKQTFYTMSMNLPTSKDDLFADTVTPEDLAKYVQEDNPATYISDVTYGRVYYMLIETSSSYQELNVAANASFGVFSTKVKAELEVDHLKELKNVNIKVIAFGGDTESTISTIGETNLSSLVSLLSKSANIGSGLPISYVVRSVNTNQIVGIQLATQYNETNCEPLFDNGEPIQTKHWRGNILNKMGGVGAAFERNKGEFILINTSGDKYMRSFNGALEGPFSVTDLFGGEYPFFTGDKDSGEFDGIGAIVNIRNNSKEDSIDNERQFLAVSKSGLQFKYASGNSWESFTSIADLSVEKINTIGDNPFGVSGIGAVLNVFYEVEDKETGYYKSSLHFFNKVGTKQTLFWSGSRYGKGGEISHSYDLTSTSSQYKNIPFTAIGAALRFDVGGSKKYIIFDITGTKYIVSSNNTGDYSPIFIL from the coding sequence ATGAAGCAAATGCATTCATATAGATCAAAAACAAACCTACTAATGTTTTTGTTTCTATTAGCGTCAGTATTATCTTGTAGTAAGGATGATGATTCTCAGCAAAAAAATAATGAATCCGAAAAGAGTAGTTTTAATGCTGTTCTTGCTGTTGGTGAAGATTTAGAAGATCCAATACAACAACAGCTAGAGGTTTCTTCTACACAAAGTGAGCAAGCAATTACTACAACAGACGATCAAGGTAACTCAACTGTAGAAAACTGGAGTTGCACTACAACTACTTATGATTTAAAAAGGGAATCTGGTGGAGAAGATGGTTTTCCTTTATTTAGTCCAAATGCTAAAATAATTTATCCAGGTAGCTTGTTACAGGGAAAAACACTTAAAAATACAACTCCAGACGTAATAGCTGTAGGTAGAGCAGGTGGGACGGTATCTTATGATTTGGTTAACGGTAATATATCTAGTACTGTAACTGTAGATGTGGTGTCTAAAAGTAGTATACAAGATGCTATGAACCAGATTATTGCAGCATCACCAGACGTAACGCCAGCAAATTTTACTTTTGAGTATGAACAAGTACAAAGTAGAGAGGCTTTAGCTATTAGTATGGGATTGGATGTTAAGTCTGCTTTTGTAAAAGCAGGTGCTAGTTTTGATTTTAAAAACGGAGATGATAAAAATAGAATTTTAGTAAAATTAAAACAAACGTTTTATACTATGTCTATGAACTTGCCAACTAGTAAGGACGATTTGTTTGCAGACACAGTAACTCCAGAAGATTTAGCAAAATATGTGCAAGAAGATAATCCTGCCACATACATTAGTGATGTTACCTATGGTAGGGTTTATTATATGTTAATAGAAACAAGCTCATCTTACCAAGAACTTAATGTAGCTGCTAATGCTAGTTTTGGCGTTTTTAGTACAAAAGTAAAAGCAGAATTAGAAGTTGATCACTTAAAAGAATTAAAAAATGTTAATATAAAAGTAATTGCATTTGGCGGAGATACAGAGTCTACCATTTCTACAATAGGAGAAACCAATTTAAGTTCTCTAGTAAGTTTGCTATCAAAAAGCGCAAATATTGGGTCTGGTTTACCAATAAGTTATGTAGTACGTAGTGTAAATACAAATCAAATAGTTGGTATACAACTTGCTACACAGTATAATGAAACTAATTGTGAGCCTCTTTTTGATAATGGCGAACCAATACAGACAAAGCACTGGAGAGGCAATATTTTAAATAAAATGGGAGGCGTTGGTGCAGCTTTTGAGCGTAATAAAGGAGAGTTTATACTTATAAATACGTCTGGAGATAAATATATGCGCAGTTTTAACGGCGCTTTAGAAGGTCCTTTTTCTGTAACTGATTTGTTTGGTGGCGAATACCCATTCTTTACTGGTGATAAGGACAGTGGAGAGTTTGATGGTATAGGAGCTATTGTAAATATTAGAAACAATAGTAAAGAAGATAGCATAGATAATGAAAGGCAATTTTTAGCAGTTTCAAAAAGTGGTTTGCAGTTTAAATACGCTAGTGGAAATTCTTGGGAAAGTTTTACTAGTATAGCAGATTTATCTGTTGAAAAAATAAACACTATAGGGGATAATCCTTTTGGTGTTAGTGGCATTGGAGCAGTATTAAATGTTTTTTACGAGGTAGAAGACAAAGAGACCGGTTATTATAAAAGTTCATTACACTTTTTTAATAAGGTTGGTACTAAACAAACTTTGTTTTGGTCAGGAAGTAGATATGGAAAAGGTGGAGAGATTAGTCATTCATATGATTTAACTTCAACTTCTAGTCAGTATAAAAACATACCTTTTACTGCTATTGGTGCGGCATTAAGATTTGATGTTGGAGGCAGCAAAAAATATATAATATTTGATATAACTGGTACAAAATACATAGTTTCTAGTAATAATACGGGTGATTATTCTCCAATTTTTATTCTCTAA
- a CDS encoding endonuclease MutS2, with protein MHKIHPKTLQDLEFNTVLEHINLRCSTELGKELALEIAPFSDKEEIIKQLGKTNEYVASYDNENRIPNHGFDTITKELHLLKIENATLEIGGFKKISSICNTVVIHTKFFKKFKEYYPLLHSYSETLNVLPEIPNAIDAVIDKFGEVKDKASSKLYDLRREINAVKGKINGSFISALNSYNSADYLDEIRESVVDNRRVLAVKAMYRKKVKGAVMGASKTGSIVYIEPEATLRHSRELNNLEYDEKEEVNRILKELTAAIKPFDYVLASYQEYLAQTDVTAAKAKYAQDTKSLLPKISEEREMYLRDAYHPLLYLTNTRKNEKTWPQTIELKQDNRIIVISGPNAGGKSITLKTIGLLQVMLQSGMLIPVHERSTVCLFEKILTDIGDNQSIENHLSTYSYRLKNMNSFLKKCNDKTLFLIDEFGTGSDPELGGALAETFLEVFYDRGAYGVITTHYANLKMLANELPHATNANMLFDAKSLEPTFKLVLGQAGSSFTFEVAQKNGIPYSLINKAKKKIERGKVRFDATIAKMQKERSKMEKTGSRLQEEESKARQESRRLEELNTKIKSKLENYQELYDHNQRMIYLGNKVNDAAEKYFQDKKKKVVISELLRIVETENSKRKKKTAKEVKAQKAKKKLVEQEVAKKVEVIREKKKVEKKKAIVKEKLKPKYIFKVGDRVRLLDGKAVGSIDTLEKNKAVVNYGLFTTSVSVDKLELVQAKK; from the coding sequence ATGCATAAAATTCACCCTAAAACACTTCAAGACCTAGAGTTTAATACCGTATTAGAACACATTAACTTGCGCTGTAGTACAGAACTAGGTAAAGAGTTGGCTTTAGAAATAGCTCCTTTTAGTGATAAAGAAGAAATTATAAAGCAATTAGGGAAAACTAATGAGTATGTAGCGTCTTATGATAATGAAAACCGAATTCCTAATCACGGTTTTGATACTATTACAAAAGAATTACATTTATTAAAAATAGAAAATGCAACCTTAGAAATTGGAGGCTTTAAAAAAATTAGCAGTATTTGTAATACTGTAGTTATACATACTAAGTTTTTTAAAAAATTTAAAGAATATTATCCACTATTACATAGCTATTCTGAAACGCTAAATGTGTTGCCAGAAATACCAAATGCAATTGATGCTGTTATAGATAAGTTTGGTGAGGTTAAAGATAAAGCTTCTAGTAAACTGTATGATTTACGAAGAGAAATTAATGCGGTAAAAGGTAAAATTAATGGTAGTTTTATATCTGCATTAAACTCTTATAACTCGGCAGATTATTTAGATGAAATTAGAGAATCTGTTGTAGATAACAGGCGTGTTTTAGCTGTAAAAGCAATGTACCGCAAAAAGGTAAAAGGTGCCGTTATGGGAGCTTCTAAAACTGGTAGTATTGTTTACATAGAACCTGAAGCTACATTGCGCCATAGTAGAGAATTAAACAATTTAGAATACGATGAAAAAGAGGAAGTAAATCGTATTTTAAAAGAATTAACAGCTGCTATAAAACCTTTTGATTACGTATTGGCCAGTTACCAAGAATACCTTGCACAGACCGATGTTACTGCTGCAAAAGCCAAATATGCACAAGATACAAAGTCTCTTTTACCAAAAATAAGTGAAGAAAGAGAAATGTATTTGCGAGACGCTTACCACCCACTCTTATACCTAACAAATACCAGAAAAAACGAAAAAACTTGGCCACAAACTATAGAGCTAAAACAAGACAACAGAATTATTGTAATCTCTGGCCCTAATGCTGGTGGTAAAAGTATTACCTTAAAAACAATTGGTTTGCTACAAGTAATGTTGCAAAGCGGTATGCTAATTCCGGTGCATGAACGTAGTACGGTCTGTTTATTTGAAAAAATATTGACAGACATTGGAGATAATCAATCTATAGAAAACCACTTAAGTACCTATAGTTATAGGCTTAAAAATATGAACAGCTTTTTAAAAAAGTGTAATGATAAAACACTTTTTTTAATTGATGAATTTGGTACAGGTAGTGATCCTGAACTTGGTGGTGCATTGGCAGAAACTTTTTTAGAAGTCTTTTATGACCGTGGTGCTTATGGTGTAATTACCACACATTATGCAAACCTAAAAATGTTAGCAAATGAATTACCGCACGCTACAAATGCCAATATGTTGTTTGATGCTAAAAGTTTAGAACCAACTTTTAAACTTGTTTTAGGGCAGGCAGGTAGTTCTTTTACTTTTGAAGTTGCACAAAAAAACGGTATTCCCTATAGCTTAATTAATAAAGCTAAAAAGAAAATTGAGCGAGGTAAAGTACGTTTTGATGCTACTATTGCTAAAATGCAAAAAGAGCGAAGCAAAATGGAAAAAACTGGTTCTAGATTACAAGAAGAAGAAAGTAAAGCTAGACAAGAATCTAGACGACTTGAAGAGCTAAATACAAAAATTAAATCTAAACTAGAAAATTACCAAGAATTGTATGACCATAACCAACGTATGATTTATTTAGGTAATAAGGTTAATGATGCTGCAGAGAAATATTTTCAGGATAAGAAAAAGAAAGTAGTAATATCTGAACTATTACGCATTGTAGAAACTGAAAATAGTAAAAGAAAAAAGAAAACAGCTAAAGAAGTAAAAGCACAAAAAGCTAAAAAGAAGTTAGTAGAACAAGAAGTAGCCAAAAAGGTAGAGGTAATACGCGAAAAGAAAAAAGTAGAAAAGAAAAAGGCTATTGTAAAAGAAAAACTAAAACCTAAGTATATTTTTAAAGTTGGTGACAGAGTCCGTTTACTAGATGGTAAAGCTGTTGGTAGTATAGATACTTTAGAAAAGAATAAAGCTGTTGTAAATTATGGATTATTTACTACTAGTGTAAGTGTAGATAAATTAGAGTTGGTACAGGCTAAAAAATAA
- the rlmF gene encoding 23S rRNA (adenine(1618)-N(6))-methyltransferase RlmF: MHPKNLHNTPYQFNKLIEKHPELSLYITDNKFNNKTIDFFNSEAVLHLNKALLKLHYNINHWGIPKNYLCAPIPGRADYIHHIADILAKENIKDTIKGLDIGVGANCIYPILGKTIYNWQMVGADINETAVTNAKQIVAANTNLIDSIEIRKQNSNANIFTGIIKPNEKFDFTMCNPPFHSSEKEATKGTQRKLKNLGKQANGLELNFGGMANELWCNGGEALFLKRLIKESVLFKDQVTVFTSLVSKSDNLPKLQKQLTKLKASYFIVPMEQGNKKSRILAWKFNA; this comes from the coding sequence GTGCATCCAAAAAATCTACATAATACACCATATCAATTTAATAAGTTAATTGAGAAACATCCAGAGTTAAGCCTGTATATAACTGATAATAAATTTAATAACAAGACAATAGACTTTTTTAATTCGGAAGCAGTTTTACACCTTAATAAGGCCTTATTAAAGTTACATTATAACATAAACCATTGGGGTATACCTAAAAATTACCTTTGTGCTCCCATTCCCGGACGTGCAGATTATATACATCATATAGCAGATATACTTGCTAAAGAAAATATAAAGGATACAATTAAAGGCTTAGACATTGGTGTTGGTGCAAATTGCATTTATCCAATTTTAGGTAAAACAATTTACAATTGGCAAATGGTTGGCGCAGATATTAATGAAACCGCAGTTACTAATGCCAAACAAATTGTAGCAGCAAACACTAACCTAATAGATAGCATAGAAATAAGGAAACAAAATAGTAATGCAAACATTTTTACTGGTATAATTAAACCAAATGAAAAGTTTGACTTTACAATGTGTAATCCGCCTTTTCATTCATCAGAAAAAGAAGCTACAAAAGGTACACAACGCAAACTAAAAAATTTAGGAAAGCAAGCTAATGGGTTAGAGCTAAACTTTGGTGGTATGGCTAACGAGCTATGGTGTAATGGTGGTGAAGCATTATTTTTAAAAAGGTTAATAAAAGAGAGTGTTTTGTTTAAAGACCAAGTTACTGTTTTTACTAGCTTGGTTTCTAAAAGTGATAATTTACCTAAATTACAAAAACAACTTACTAAACTAAAAGCTAGTTATTTTATAGTACCTATGGAGCAAGGCAATAAAAAAAGTAGAATTTTAGCTTGGAAATTTAACGCCTAA
- a CDS encoding DEAD/DEAH box helicase produces MSKKFSKLGVSTPLLKSLAELEITTPTEIQVKSIPVLLEANKDFVGLAKTGTGKTAAFGLPLIQLINTESANIQAVIVVPTRELGQQIYSNLVSFASHMPAVSIASVCGGTPIKPQIERLKENTHIVIATPGRLIDLLKRNAITINSAKYLVLDEADEMVTSLKDGLDTIVAALPKDKRTILFTATMPGTIKQIVQNYLSKHVTQVSVNMETVGNTSIDHQYVVVEPIEKLEVLMHFLNSKEGQRGIIFCKTKAAVNKLAKNLAINKFSSGALHGSLTQPIRDRIMGQFREGHIKILVATDLAARGLDVKEITYVVNYHLPDVYETYVHRSGRTARAGADGFSLTILQKEEEQDIAEFENELGITFKKFKKADAASIEENNTLLWARKIFKTKPNHTISPEFKEKVHTIFHHLTKEELVDKILANQLGQTKKLGSAPSEDNNFTL; encoded by the coding sequence ATGTCAAAAAAGTTTTCTAAACTAGGAGTATCTACTCCTCTTCTAAAAAGTTTAGCCGAATTAGAGATTACAACTCCTACAGAAATACAAGTAAAATCTATACCAGTATTATTAGAAGCTAACAAAGATTTTGTTGGTTTAGCAAAAACAGGAACAGGTAAAACAGCAGCTTTTGGTTTACCTCTTATACAATTAATAAATACAGAAAGCGCAAATATACAAGCAGTAATAGTTGTTCCCACAAGGGAGTTAGGACAACAAATTTACAGTAATTTAGTTTCTTTTGCTTCACATATGCCTGCCGTTTCTATAGCGTCTGTATGTGGGGGAACACCTATAAAACCACAAATAGAGCGATTAAAAGAAAACACACATATTGTTATTGCTACTCCTGGTAGATTAATAGATTTGCTTAAGCGTAATGCCATAACTATTAATAGTGCTAAATATTTGGTTTTAGATGAGGCAGATGAAATGGTAACCTCTTTAAAAGATGGTTTAGATACTATTGTTGCAGCATTGCCCAAAGACAAAAGAACTATATTGTTTACAGCTACAATGCCTGGCACAATTAAGCAAATAGTACAAAACTACTTATCTAAACACGTTACACAGGTTAGTGTAAATATGGAGACGGTTGGTAATACTAGTATAGATCACCAGTATGTTGTTGTAGAACCTATAGAAAAACTAGAGGTTTTAATGCACTTTTTAAACTCTAAAGAAGGCCAAAGAGGTATTATATTTTGTAAAACAAAAGCAGCAGTAAATAAATTAGCTAAGAATTTAGCAATAAATAAATTTTCTTCTGGTGCTTTACATGGTAGTTTAACTCAACCTATAAGAGATCGTATAATGGGTCAGTTTAGAGAAGGGCACATAAAAATACTAGTTGCAACAGATTTGGCAGCACGTGGTTTAGATGTAAAAGAAATTACCTATGTTGTAAATTATCATTTACCAGATGTTTATGAAACTTATGTGCACAGAAGTGGACGTACAGCAAGAGCAGGAGCAGATGGTTTTTCGTTAACAATACTACAGAAAGAAGAGGAGCAAGACATAGCAGAGTTTGAAAATGAATTAGGCATAACGTTTAAAAAGTTTAAAAAAGCTGATGCAGCTAGCATAGAAGAAAATAATACGCTTTTATGGGCTAGAAAAATTTTTAAAACAAAACCTAATCACACTATTTCTCCAGAATTTAAAGAAAAAGTACATACCATTTTTCATCATTTAACTAAAGAAGAATTGGTAGATAAAATTTTAGCAAATCAATTAGGGCAAACCAAAAAACTTGGTTCTGCACCATCAGAAGATAACAACTTTACGCTTTAA